One Vicia villosa cultivar HV-30 ecotype Madison, WI linkage group LG5, Vvil1.0, whole genome shotgun sequence genomic window, gagaaccgtaactccgattttgttcatccttattttgagtctttggaagtccgcttgatggtggctaagcgggcttgcatcaaaattgcgaaatcgaagtcgtgcctttgacactttattcctcaaggctccaataagcatgaatacctatgaaaacaaaggaaaaactatcaaatggtataaaagtatatgaaaatataactatttacaaagtatacgtatttatacacaaaacggagaattattcaaacagtattaacaaaagtatcgataagtgccactatttacatactcaaaatatcgatattttggcacttatcaaactctccccaacttgaaactttgtttgtcctcaaacaatgtcaaataaatcaaagaatcaaaagtaataaaccaaagaattgtgaatcaacaagtttttaaaaccaaaaacaaacgTATGGtttaatacaaaaacgtataaacaaagtaaatacttaccactatcctacaacgacaacatgtaaacgaaacgcatcttaagtacaaaaagcatacaaaacattctaacacaatacatgctcacttcATGAATCAgacctagcaaaatttcatcaatggatgaagaacatgcaaaggtgagggacttttaacactcatccaacaatcttgcaaacaaaagattaaattatgcattcatccaaaaatcacattgaagatacaaaagcaagaatcacaaggacttttcaaggttgtaatgtggcttggttaacaaacaagggatatatcctaaggctaattgaaacaaaaacttgcctaaacctaagggagtgatcaatccaccaaatattcaaacaacaaaatcttgattaaacctcttccttaaccacaagtttctcaaaccaatcacaatacttattagcacaattattcacttctcttttctttttcttttttaaaactttttcttttttttttttcttttcttttcttttcacatttttttcttttcttttcaacctcatagcaacaaccaaataagtagcaaccatttctctccccaacttgaattcaaccacaccatcatatgaatactccctactttctaggcAAGGTaagaattcataccaaaaatcatggttgagggttcaagaaaaaaaagaatcaatcatccatgcaaaaatgagaactaaacactcaaagataagcatttagcaaaaacaacatggacattgacaaaaaaggctcaaaagggttaacaaatgatcacacactcacaaagtgaattgactatttggttttggtggttgtgctcaaaatgaaacaaaatgccttgatccttttcatgctttcataaaatcaacaataacaaaagattaagcataataaaatccagttaaaacaaagattgtggcctccagcatatatgaacaatggaaagcttcctaaCATTTATGGTTTgtgaactaaagtgattcaatcaataagcaagtaatgcaaaagaatgaattgtatggtaattgtacaaatgaaaagtttcctaaacatgttatgctatagaaagcgataaatgagtaccttgaatgatacaacttcaaaaacaatatcctaccatacatccgcaggttgaaacactcaagctttggaaaatcacctaaaaaatcttcgaattaccgaacaaaatttgagtacaaacaaccaacaaaagaattagaaaaacaaaactaatatatactattaattagccttggtgagagtgggaaaaaggagtgaaccaagtggaataggaaccccacttatacaaagcaagaaaaaaaaatttactgtcatcgcttagcggagctaggctcgcttagcggatgacagaaaaacctgaAAAATCAAAACAGAAATAGTTGTTCCAActttcctccacttcacctaaatacttcttaatcctaattataaacaacatttacaaccgttggggtgcctcacAACAAGCGTTTGTTTTACgttgttagctcgacgcctttattgtttcagtgtttggaaagtagcttcctcccgtcatgccatggtgacgtctcaccgcacaagcctaaagaaataaccaaagcactcaacaaacgttacaggtacaaatatatacaatgattaaacgaacataaaaacgaaagtatacaactatatacacaaacaaacacatatgtacaagtatggaacaaatacaattattatcatacaaaaagagaaaattggtgaatgttggattcacaagttgaaaagtgaagatttgtaagtaaagagctaatccgagatcaacatgtttcaccaatatccaccaacaaaagtatacttgtatgtaacatatacaagtaaaattatatggtgaacataaacaagtaaacatgtacaagtaaatatatacacgtgaaactatacaatatatacgttatatacaaagcttaaaaccacgaaaactattgcgatgcaatcacaaccatccctgacaacggcgccattttgttgaatgcagtatagggcaagcaacaaaaaagatttggaaatattgatccgggaattatcgtccacagagatggagagatgccattcaacagtttatatggtttcgagctcgggattgaatgagcaaaaagtaaacaaagatataggcaggaaaagaataaacacatttttagaagagaaataaattatcaggaatgtaaatatattcactcttcacaaacatacacttaccaactcgttatactcaacctacgatactcatctatgttatcacgtatctctcacataagcgtccatctctggagcacaaacgagatcatctcacaactaaggttatctctaacgcgaagtcgcgagaacatccgcgttctcgcgtcggcgatctctcgcgcgccgctcaaacacgaaagcattaagaacagatacaaacagtgaatgctagctctaaatctatctctagagttcagaaccaacagattatcatcctagataaggattcaagaagtttatctctaaagcaacccaaatccccagcatagagcaaaaatccaggataacatcaacacagatttgtaaagcaagttaaatataacattataatcggtaaatattcataagattcaagtaaatatacaaacaaaacccagccaaagagaaatacacaaagacgaagagaaatgaaccgaaaatctcccggtttgtcaactccgttcgacgctcaatccacccctgatcatccttatgcaacctccgaagttgttttctaagccaatactactctaagaatgaagttgatggtgttgggactcaaaaatacccaacccataacctaaaaatgtgatttttaccccttttaacgagctgctgtcttagcaggtccgcttagcggaccccctccgctcagcggactcaaaattgcatccagactctgatttgctccgctggagctccgctcagcggaccccctccgctcagcagactgacagcaaaagtgaaatcttgttttcgccataagttgagaaccgtaactccgaattgcgcccgatTCGAAgcttggaaagcttattcaatgctctatccaataatgaatgaatggaaaccaaattgaatattttgatcatccttattttgagtctttggaagtccgcttgatggtggctaagtgGGCTTGCACCAAAATTGTGAAAttgaagccgtgcctttgacactttattcctcaaggctccaataagcatgaatacctatgaaaacaaaggaaaaactatcaaatggtataaaagtatatgaaaatacaactatttacaaagtatacgtatttatacacaaaacggggaattattcaaacggtattaacaaaagtatcgataagtgccactatttacatactcaaaatatcgacattttggaacttatcaaactctccccaacttgaaactttgtttgtcctcaaacaatgtcaaataaatcaaagaatcaaaagtaataaaccaaagaattgtgaatcaacaagttttgaaaaccaaaaacaaatgtatggtttaatacaaaaacatataaacaaagtaaatacttaccactatcctacaacgacaacatgtaaacgaaacgcatcttaagtacaaaaagcatacaaaacattctaacacaatacatgctcacttcatgaatcacacctagcaaaattacatcaatggatgaagaacatacaaaggtgagggacttttaacactcatccaacaatcttgcaaacaaaagattaaattatgcattcatccaaaaatcacattgaagatacaaaagttTGTTTTGTTGTTGAAAATGGAATCTAAAGGaattttgtatttaaatttttatttattttttataaagttgCATGAGCACCACTAAATATACCAAAACATTATTTCGGATTAAACTCTAGACCAACCGTTGGTACTCATACTTATTTAAattgtaatttatttaattatttaatttggtgATCATTCAACTAAATTGTTAATTGATAAGTAGTttatatgattatatattaaatatttaaaaataatcatgTGGAAAATTATATCCTTTTCACTTTGATTGTGACACGTTCTGACAAGTTATACTATTACTACTATATTACAAAAAAATTGGATACAAtactttataaattaaaatatattaaaaatatctaAATTGGATTTGGTTTTTGATATATACTATAGGGAATTTTTTTTCTCTAAGTCTTATATTTTCAACGACTTCTATTTTTCTCTTAATTGAGAAGTTGAGGGTCTAGCCAACTGACTAGGAGCAGAGTAAAATTCATTTATAGAATTCAGAGAATGTCTTCCAGACATAGATCTAGGTATTCTAATAATTCTTTTAGAGCTAAAATTTATCTCTAGATCTCCTTCACTTGATTGAATTATTTGATCAACATCCTTATTAGGGATAGGTTTCAGTTCAATGGCCTGAGGGAGGTTCTAGGTTTCTAGGAAATTAATTTCATCCCATTTAAGCAACCTATTAGTTGCAACATTAGAGGTTAGCAGATTTGTTTGAACTAAAGTAGTAGTTCTACGAAACGATATTTGTTTAGCTTTAGGTTTTAAGGTGGTAAGGACTTTGTAATAAACCCTATACCATATAGCCATAATTTTACTACCAGGTTTGAAATTGTAACCATTAGTATGGATAGTTAATTGGAGAGCGTCTAATAAATTTTTATCAGACATTGATAAGCTTATATTAGGAGAGACATCAAAATAAACTGGTCCATGACACATACTCGTTTCAATTAAAGCAGTTAAagattgtttaaaatatttacatCTACCATCCCTTATATATCCCAGGATGCTAGTATTTAATCCTAGCAAAGTCAAAGGTTTAACAGCAACTTGTATTAAACCAACAtggatataattatatttttaaaaggaAGTAAATCCTTTTTCGTTAAAAGTTTGATTGTCTGAGTACTTTTAGAAATTTGAATAGTTTGTTCTAAACTTGCTACAGCAAAATgagataatatatatattttgccaaatttataaatttgatttgaaggtacaGATGGAATTGTCCATTTATTAAGTATATCCAGTTTTTTTTGGACATTCCATGAGTTCTTCATgcttaatcaaattattttgatgattataATGCCAAAAACTTATCTTGGAAGAAGTCCCATGCAAGAATCTTTTCTTGGACCATGCAAGCATATTTTCTTGGACCATGCAAGCATATTTTCTTGGACAATGCAAGCATCTTTTCTTGGAATAGTGAAAGAAAATTTTCTGCTTTTGTAAAAAAGTTTGTTTTGTTGTTGAAAATGGAATCTAAGTGCattttgtatttaaatttttatttattttttataaagttgCATGAGCACCACTAAATATACCAAAAAATTATTTCGGATTAAACTCTAGACCAACCGTTGGTAGTCATacttaattaaaatgtaatttatttaattatttaatttggtgATCATTCAACTAAATTGTTAATTGATAAgtagttaatataattatatattaaatatttaaaaataatcatgTGGAAAATTATATCTTTTTCACTTTGATAGTGACACGTTCTGACAAGTTATACTATTATTACTATATTACAAAAAAATTGGATACAAtactttataaattaaaatatattaaaaatatctaAATTGGATTTGGTTTTTGATATATAATATGGGGAATTTTGTTTTCTCTAAGTCTTATATTTTCAACGACTTCTATTTCTTCTCTTAATTGAGAAGTTGATGATCTAGCCAACTGACTAGGAGCAGAGTAAAATTCATTTATAGAATTCACAGAATGTCTTCCAGACATAGATCTAGGTATTCTAATAAATCTTTTAGAGCTAAAATTTATCTCTAGATCTCCTTCACTTGATTGGATTATTTGATCAACATCCTTATCAAGGATAGGTTTCAGTTCAATGGCCTGAGGGAGGTTCCAGGTTTCTGGAAAATTAATTTCATCCCATTTAAGCAACCTATTAGTTGCAACATTAGAGGTTAGCAGACTTGTTTGAACTAAAGTAGTAGTTCTAGGAAACGATATTTGTTTAGCTTTAGGGTTTAAAGTGGTAAGGACTTTGTAATAAACCCTATACCATATAGCCATAATTTTACTACCAGGTTTGAAATTGTAACCATTAGTATGAATAGTTAATTGGAGAGCGTCTAATAAATTTTTATCAGACATGGATAAGCTTATATTGGGAAAGACATCAAAATAAACTGGTCCATGACACATACTCATTTCAATTAAAGCAGTTAAagattgtttaaaatatttacatCTACCATCCCTGATATATCCCAGGATGCTAGTATTTAATCTTAGCAAAGTCAAAGGTTTAACAGCAACTTGTATTAAACCAACatggatataattataattttaaaaggaAGTAAATCCTTTTTCGTTAAAAGTTTGATTGTCTGAGTACTTTTAGAAATTTGAATAGTTTGTTCTAAACTTGTTACAGCAAAACgagataatatatatattttgccaaatttataaatttgatttgaaggtactgatagaattgtccatttattaagtatatccaatttttttggatattccatAAGTTCTTCATgcttaatcaaattattttggtGATTATAATGCCAAAAACTTATCTTGGAAGAAGGCCCATGCAAGCATCTTTTCTTGGACCATGCAAGCATCTTTTCTTGGACCATGCAAGCATATTTTCTTGGACAATGCAAGCATCTTTTCTTGAAATAGTGAAAGAATATTTTCTGCTCTGTAAAAAAGTTTGTTTTGTTGTTGATAATGGAATCCAAGTGCattttgtatttaaatttttatttattttttataaagttgCATGAGCGCCActaaatatacataaaaaaattatttcggatTAAACTCTAGACCAACCATTGGTActcatatttaattaaattgtaatttatttaattatttaatttggtgATCATTCAACTAAATTGTTAATTGATAAGTAGTtaatatgattatatattaaaatattaaaaaataaacatgtggAAAATTATATCTTTTTCACTTTGATAGTGACACGTTCTGACAAGTTATACTGTTActactactccctccgtctcataataagtgtcttatttgcATTTTTTCCctgtctcaaattaattgtctatttacaattccaatgcatcaatcattattatttttccactattatacccctatttattaactttcacgctATTAAACTACTATTAAATGGAGATTTCTaataaatgatattattttttttactaaaaccaacacattcaatcattttcttaaaaaccgtgCATTGCTCAAATAAGatatttattatgagacggagggagtatattacAAAAAAATTGGATAcagttatttataaattaaaatatattaaaaatatctaaaatttaaataaataaaatatattttaaatattaaaaagttaaattatttattaaataattaaatataataaaataaattggtAAAATATTGAACATTTTGTGATAGATAGAAAAAATATAGCATGGTAGATATATGTTCTATCATGAATCCTATATATAGGTGTTGCTAGTGACCACTTGACTAAACTATATTTCTTTGCCATGCATTTCAAACTCTGTCTATCCTCTTTGAAACCACAAATTGTCTCAACAAATCCACAAATTCTCAAACATGAATCTCTTTCCAAGTGGAACATTGATAGTGTTGAAATAGAAAGGCGCAAGGCACTCATAGATATGAGCAACACTAATTATCCTTCCGAGAAACTTGAGGTGGTTAGGTATGGACTTAAGAATGTTAATGAAAATTCATTGAAAGGTTTGTACATGGTTGATGCCATGCAACGACTAAATATTGATTACCACTTTCAAGAAGAAATTGAAGCATTCATAACAAGAAAATATATGAGTCCTCATTGTGATCTTCATGAATCCGCACTTCGCTTCAGACTATTAAGACAACAAGGTCACTTTATCTCTTCAGGTTAGATTTTACACAAGTgagtttgcttttttttttttataattaatattaggagACTAATATATTTGTTATTGGAAATTAACATTACAGAGGTGTTTAACAAGTTCAAAAATAAGAAGGAAAAGTTCAATCCAAAATTAGGTGAAAATATCAAAGGAATGATAGATTTGTTTGAAGCCTCTCATCTAAGCATGGAAGGGGAAGATATACTTGATGAAGCTGAAGAATTTAGTAGGAGGATCCTAAATGGAAAATTGGCACAGCTGGATAATCTTGAAGCTATGTTTGTAAAGAGAACATTAGAATATCCTTTTCACAAAAGCTTGCCTTTGTTCAATGCTAGAAAATTCCATGGTCACTTATATGGCACAAATGCATGGTTTGGTTCTTTGCAAGAATTGGCAAAAATAGATTTCACTCTGCGGCAACAATTATACCATCAAGAGATTGCTCAAATTTCCAAGTATGCAtgctaaataattttattaaatattttattttctcatattttaaaaaaaataagttattcctcacacaattctgtACTTTTCATTATTATGAACAGATGGTGGAAAGAACTTGGTTTAGCCAATGAGTTGCCTCTCATTAGAAATCAACCTCTTAAATGGTACATTTGGTCATTGGCATGCCTCATAGATCCTACCTTATCCAAAGAAAGAATCGAGCTCACAAAACCAATATCTTTAATCTATATAATTGATGATATTTTTGATATTTATGGAACTCTGGATGATTTAACTCTTTTTACCGAAGCAGTTTCGAGGTAAATTGCATGATAGTCGCTTATTACATTTCtaagatgaaaataaaaattaaataaaatgaatgaTTGATTGATTAATAATTGTTGAGTGCAGTTGGAATATTGACACAGCTATGGAGAAACTACCAAATTATATGAAAACatgtttcaaggttctttatgatCAAACAAATGAAATAAGCTTCAACATCTATCAAAAGCATGCATGGAACCCCAGAGATTCGCTTCGAAACGCAGtaattaaaaataagtttataTACATATATTAGTATTAatagtctatatatatatatatatatatatatatatatatatatatatatatatatatatatatatatatatatatagcattcttgtaattaaaatacaaaattttaaacatttttttcatGCAGTGGGAGAGTTTGTGCAAAGCATTTCTAGTCGAAGCAAAGTGGTTTGCTTCAGGGAAGTTGCCAAATGCTGAAGAGTATTTAAAGAATGGGATAGTAAGTTGTGGAGTGCATGTAGTGTTGGTTCaccttttctttcttttagggAAAGGAATAACCAAacaaaatattgaaaaattaGACACAATCCCACCCATTATTTCATCTCCTGCTACAATTCTCCGACTTTGGGATGACTTGGGAGATGCAGAGGTAAACACATTTTATGATGTTATTTGTTAAAATATATTGCATATAGAAAATACattgatattatttaatttgttgTATATATTGAGtactaattaatattttttaaatttttttatgacaAAATATATATAAAGGACGAGAATCAACAAGGAAAAGATGGATCATATGTGAGTTGTCTAATGATGGACCAGCCAGAGTATTATTGTAAGAGAAAAGCAAGAAACGAGGTTATTAGTAAAATATGCAATGCATGGAAAAGCATCAATAAAGAGTGTCTATTTGATAGCCATTTcaataaagaatttaaaaatgCTTCACTAAATCTTGCAAGGATGGTACCATTGATGTATAGTTATGATGATAAACACTCCCTTCCATTGTTAGAGGATCAAATACATTCCTTACTTTATGATCAAGTTTAATAAGATATATTGTACTCTTGGAATTAAACTCAAAACTTTGAGTAATTCTTTATCGCTACATAATGATAATGAAAGAAGGAATAACGAAAGTTTGAAAAGAAAGGTGAATTAAGGTTTGAGCAAAATAAGAGGAGTATTAGAAGTGTGCATTCTATATATTCCATTATACTTGTACTATTCTGTTCTATATAGGTTATGCAGTTAAAATAGTTGGTTAGGTGGTTAAAAGTTTGTTACATTAAAGTTACTTGCTATGCCTAGTATATAATACTAGTAACTATTGTATTGTAAGTTGTGAAGTTTACACACAAAAAGATATTCAATCATAATGTAGAGCATTTTACAATTCTAGTATGGTATCAATCGCCTCCGATC contains:
- the LOC131607546 gene encoding (3S,6E)-nerolidol synthase 1-like, encoding MHFKLCLSSLKPQIVSTNPQILKHESLSKWNIDSVEIERRKALIDMSNTNYPSEKLEVVRYGLKNVNENSLKGLYMVDAMQRLNIDYHFQEEIEAFITRKYMSPHCDLHESALRFRLLRQQGHFISSEVFNKFKNKKEKFNPKLGENIKGMIDLFEASHLSMEGEDILDEAEEFSRRILNGKLAQLDNLEAMFVKRTLEYPFHKSLPLFNARKFHGHLYGTNAWFGSLQELAKIDFTLRQQLYHQEIAQISKWWKELGLANELPLIRNQPLKWYIWSLACLIDPTLSKERIELTKPISLIYIIDDIFDIYGTLDDLTLFTEAVSSWNIDTAMEKLPNYMKTCFKVLYDQTNEISFNIYQKHAWNPRDSLRNAWESLCKAFLVEAKWFASGKLPNAEEYLKNGIVSCGVHVVLVHLFFLLGKGITKQNIEKLDTIPPIISSPATILRLWDDLGDAEDENQQGKDGSYVSCLMMDQPEYYCKRKARNEVISKICNAWKSINKECLFDSHFNKEFKNASLNLARMVPLMYSYDDKHSLPLLEDQIHSLLYDQV